One Natrinema longum genomic window carries:
- a CDS encoding RidA family protein, translating to MENEQIAESRPVRASESSRKQRDGSAFTGAFGKKTGSSDLLFLEGTLPEQDGEVARTEPPSRQLEICLENLEAELRRYGKDPSHVLQLTLYLADMDAYRSVNETYEEFFDETQPARTTVGVCELLGGAAVTIDGVVAIE from the coding sequence ATGGAAAACGAACAGATAGCCGAGTCTCGTCCTGTTCGTGCCAGCGAGTCCAGCCGAAAGCAGCGGGACGGATCGGCGTTCACTGGCGCGTTCGGAAAGAAAACTGGGAGTTCCGATCTCCTCTTTCTCGAGGGAACCCTCCCAGAGCAGGATGGGGAAGTCGCTCGTACCGAACCGCCATCGCGACAGCTAGAGATCTGTCTCGAAAACCTCGAGGCGGAGCTCCGTCGGTACGGGAAAGATCCGTCCCACGTTCTGCAATTGACGCTGTATCTTGCAGACATGGACGCGTATCGGAGCGTCAACGAAACGTATGAAGAATTTTTCGACGAGACACAGCCCGCGCGCACAACCGTCGGCGTCTGCGAACTCCTTGGTGGTGCCGCAGTGACCATCGATGGCGTTGTTGCCATCGA
- a CDS encoding thiolase C-terminal domain-containing protein — MERVAIIGASMTQFGQREGEWIQDLLAEAGIECLEDAGVEADAVEHLYVSNMASGEFEGQTGVPNALAHDLDAMPAYTQRVDQTSSSGGAGIFAAWQSVASGASDMTLLVGGEKMTHKTTGEATDVIASLTHPVEYKTGVTLPSFAGLTARHYLERFGAPRESLGKVAVKNHENGVDNPHAQFQKEVDLETVLESPIVADPLRLYDFCPITDGSAALMLCPESVAREYTDDYVVISGIDGATDTHVVHEREDPTVMGGVVESGKGAYEMSGYGPDDIDVAELHDMFTILEFLQMEGLGFAEQGEAWKLVEDGHTERDGELPINTSGGLKSKGHPLGASGVAQGVEIYEQLMGEAGPRQVEADVGLCCNVGGFGNCVITTIMEAAQ, encoded by the coding sequence ATGGAACGTGTTGCAATCATCGGCGCTTCGATGACCCAGTTCGGGCAGCGGGAGGGGGAGTGGATCCAGGATCTCCTCGCCGAGGCTGGTATCGAGTGTCTCGAGGATGCGGGTGTCGAGGCCGACGCGGTCGAGCATCTGTACGTCTCGAACATGGCAAGCGGCGAGTTCGAGGGCCAGACCGGCGTGCCCAACGCCTTGGCCCACGACCTCGACGCGATGCCGGCGTACACGCAGCGAGTCGACCAGACGAGTTCGAGCGGCGGCGCGGGGATCTTCGCCGCCTGGCAGTCCGTCGCCAGCGGGGCCAGCGACATGACCCTGCTCGTCGGCGGCGAGAAGATGACCCACAAGACGACCGGGGAGGCCACCGACGTCATCGCGTCGCTGACCCACCCCGTCGAGTACAAGACGGGCGTGACGCTGCCGTCCTTCGCCGGACTGACGGCGCGTCACTACCTCGAGCGGTTCGGCGCGCCCCGGGAGAGCCTCGGGAAGGTGGCAGTCAAGAACCACGAGAACGGCGTGGACAACCCCCACGCGCAGTTTCAGAAGGAAGTCGACCTCGAGACGGTCCTGGAGTCACCGATCGTCGCCGACCCGCTGCGGCTGTACGACTTCTGTCCGATCACGGACGGCTCGGCGGCGCTCATGCTCTGTCCGGAATCCGTCGCACGGGAGTACACGGACGACTACGTCGTGATTTCCGGGATCGACGGCGCGACGGATACCCACGTCGTCCACGAGCGCGAGGATCCGACCGTGATGGGCGGCGTCGTCGAGAGCGGCAAGGGTGCCTACGAGATGAGCGGCTACGGTCCAGACGACATCGACGTGGCCGAACTCCACGACATGTTCACCATCCTCGAGTTCCTGCAGATGGAGGGGCTGGGCTTCGCCGAGCAGGGCGAAGCCTGGAAACTCGTCGAGGACGGCCACACGGAACGCGACGGCGAGTTACCGATCAACACGTCGGGCGGACTCAAGTCCAAAGGGCACCCGCTGGGTGCGAGTGGTGTCGCCCAGGGTGTCGAGATCTACGAACAACTGATGGGAGAGGCCGGCCCGCGACAGGTCGAGGCGGACGTGGGGCTGTGCTGTAACGTCGGCGGCTTTGGCAACTGCGTGATCACGACAATCATGGAGGCTGCACAATGA
- a CDS encoding OB-fold domain-containing protein, which yields MTFEATRYEDGSISYPGHPRGPGGTEPVETIDLSEYTGEIVTWTTSTATPPGVREPNHLAIVEFDVEGESVRAIGQLTTGDVETGDEVRPVHVDELREPGAGIREPDSQEWDGYRFEPA from the coding sequence ATGACGTTCGAGGCGACGCGTTACGAGGACGGTTCGATCAGCTACCCCGGTCATCCGCGTGGACCCGGCGGCACGGAGCCGGTCGAAACGATCGATCTCAGCGAATACACCGGCGAAATCGTCACCTGGACGACCAGCACGGCGACGCCGCCCGGCGTCCGCGAGCCCAATCACCTCGCGATCGTCGAGTTCGACGTCGAGGGTGAGTCGGTCCGCGCGATCGGTCAACTGACCACCGGCGACGTCGAGACTGGCGACGAGGTCCGTCCCGTCCACGTCGACGAACTCCGCGAACCCGGAGCGGGAATCAGAGAGCCCGACAGTCAGGAGTGGGACGGATACCGGTTCGAGCCGGCCTGA
- a CDS encoding DUF7547 family protein codes for MADQDDELVDAVRELARTIDALRTELEGSHPRRRPPLRPPTPRELLRFTDDVALPATLAVLETSVRALEAFQRSLKLLRTEREARDRTTAAAETTSERANELRRTTLSQLDTVLAELQRAASGDGLPANEQARDLLEEARELRDDVDTRLRNAADREREATDPDRTTSEGSVAIDIEEGPPTDSETDDDDSDPAVDVDAELETLRDQYADADDDGPHEAEDSSDDEDSVADDGGADDGGNDPGES; via the coding sequence ATGGCCGATCAGGACGACGAACTCGTCGACGCCGTTCGCGAGCTGGCACGGACGATCGACGCCCTCCGGACGGAACTCGAGGGATCGCACCCGCGCCGCCGGCCGCCGCTCCGACCGCCAACGCCCCGTGAGCTGCTTCGATTTACCGACGACGTCGCGCTGCCGGCCACACTGGCCGTCCTCGAGACGAGCGTCCGCGCGCTCGAGGCGTTCCAGCGGAGCCTGAAACTCCTCCGAACCGAGCGAGAGGCCCGTGATCGAACGACGGCAGCCGCCGAGACGACCAGCGAGCGCGCGAACGAACTGCGCCGAACGACGCTCTCTCAGCTCGATACCGTCCTCGCAGAGCTCCAGCGGGCCGCGTCGGGGGACGGATTGCCGGCCAACGAACAGGCGCGTGACCTCCTCGAGGAGGCGCGTGAACTCCGCGACGACGTGGACACCCGCCTTCGGAACGCCGCTGACCGCGAACGGGAGGCGACGGATCCGGACCGAACGACGTCCGAGGGGAGCGTTGCGATCGACATCGAAGAGGGGCCGCCGACCGACTCGGAGACGGACGATGACGACTCCGATCCGGCCGTCGACGTCGACGCCGAACTCGAGACGCTTCGGGATCAGTACGCCGACGCGGACGACGACGGTCCACACGAGGCCGAGGACTCGAGCGATGACGAGGACTCGGTGGCGGACGATGGCGGAGCCGATGACGGTGGAAACGATCCTGGCGAGAGTTGA
- a CDS encoding DUF7504 family protein, whose amino-acid sequence MEDEQGGVVSDRATFARRLDALKREGSNVLLVGAAAGTHETACRQLLGAAKRDSRYRLFVTSEDDHVACERTETAADERTHTIDSSAVLEAGANTRTESGQPPLGTLGIEIIEAIDEFADAADGLEPSELRVCVDSMVPLLRASDAETVFRLLHVMTARVTQARGMGHYHLPLAADHDAVNLLEPMFDAVVTVRSQNGTDEQRWHLRDADTTTDWIEL is encoded by the coding sequence ATGGAAGACGAGCAAGGGGGAGTCGTGTCCGATCGCGCGACGTTCGCGCGAAGGCTGGACGCGCTCAAGCGGGAGGGGAGCAACGTTTTGCTCGTTGGCGCGGCGGCGGGTACACACGAGACGGCCTGTCGACAACTGCTCGGGGCAGCGAAACGCGATTCTCGGTACCGCCTGTTCGTCACGAGCGAAGACGATCACGTTGCCTGCGAACGGACCGAAACTGCCGCGGACGAGCGGACACACACGATCGATTCGAGTGCGGTACTCGAAGCGGGAGCGAACACCCGAACGGAGAGCGGGCAGCCACCGCTGGGAACGCTCGGAATCGAAATCATCGAGGCGATCGACGAGTTCGCCGACGCCGCCGACGGTCTCGAGCCGTCGGAGCTTCGCGTCTGTGTCGACTCGATGGTTCCCCTGCTCCGGGCGTCCGATGCCGAGACGGTGTTTCGGCTGCTTCACGTGATGACGGCTCGTGTCACACAGGCGCGTGGAATGGGCCACTATCACCTGCCGCTCGCGGCCGACCACGACGCCGTCAATCTCCTCGAGCCGATGTTCGATGCCGTCGTCACGGTTCGGTCCCAGAACGGGACCGACGAACAGCGGTGGCACCTCCGGGACGCGGATACGACCACCGACTGGATCGAACTCTAA
- a CDS encoding ribonuclease H-like domain-containing protein produces the protein MRIENSFIPVRGVGETTERRLWENGITHWDEFDGSVVGSTLADRIEDFIDEGWTHLERGDVSVFADALPASSRWRCYENVSDETCFLDIETTGLDAASNDVTTVSLHRAGETKTFVKGRDLTAARLERELAESALLVTFNGQRFDVPFLETCFDVDVDLPHVDLMYPCKKLGLDGGLKAIEQEVGIAREMPDLSGRDAVRLWHEYERGDEGSLETLVEYNRADTRNMEPLMEIVADRLHENVFEAATRGD, from the coding sequence GTGCGAATCGAGAACAGTTTCATTCCCGTCCGCGGCGTTGGGGAAACCACCGAACGACGCCTGTGGGAGAACGGCATTACGCACTGGGACGAGTTCGACGGCAGCGTCGTCGGGTCGACGCTGGCCGACCGCATCGAGGACTTCATCGACGAGGGGTGGACGCATCTCGAGCGCGGCGACGTCTCCGTTTTCGCGGACGCGTTACCCGCCTCGAGCCGCTGGCGGTGTTACGAGAACGTCAGCGACGAAACGTGCTTTCTGGACATCGAGACGACCGGACTCGACGCCGCGTCGAACGACGTGACGACCGTGAGCCTGCATCGTGCCGGCGAAACGAAGACCTTCGTCAAGGGGCGCGATCTCACGGCGGCGCGCCTCGAGCGCGAACTCGCCGAGTCGGCGCTGCTCGTCACGTTCAACGGCCAGCGCTTCGACGTCCCCTTCCTGGAGACGTGTTTCGACGTCGACGTCGATCTCCCACACGTCGACCTCATGTATCCCTGCAAGAAACTCGGACTCGACGGCGGGCTGAAAGCGATCGAACAGGAGGTCGGGATCGCCCGGGAGATGCCGGATCTCAGCGGCCGTGACGCGGTCCGACTCTGGCACGAGTACGAACGCGGCGACGAGGGGTCCCTCGAGACGCTCGTCGAGTACAATCGGGCGGACACGCGCAACATGGAGCCGTTGATGGAGATCGTCGCGGATCGGCTCCACGAGAACGTGTTCGAGGCGGCCACGAGGGGCGACTGA
- a CDS encoding HalOD1 output domain-containing protein has product MLLSADRSESADGQSISFNVIAAIAEQEGVDPVDLEPPEYDALYESINPEALDSLFETRANGHQRPTGRVEFPFCGYDVVVTSDGEVDVSDPE; this is encoded by the coding sequence ATGCTACTCTCAGCCGATCGGTCGGAATCAGCAGATGGGCAGTCTATCAGCTTCAACGTCATCGCTGCGATCGCCGAACAGGAAGGCGTCGATCCCGTCGATCTCGAGCCGCCGGAATACGATGCCCTCTACGAGAGCATCAACCCCGAAGCACTCGACTCGCTCTTCGAGACTCGAGCGAACGGTCACCAGCGACCGACTGGTCGCGTCGAGTTCCCGTTCTGTGGCTACGATGTCGTCGTCACGAGCGACGGCGAGGTCGACGTCTCCGATCCCGAGTAA
- a CDS encoding cation:proton antiporter → MALELYNVGLVVIGATLFGVAVLPRFVSDRAISLPIFFVAFGMLVFGLPIGLPPPDPLEQGTTTEHLAELGVIVALMGVGLKIDRVPGRRAWASTWRLLAITMPLSIAGAALLGRWLGLVVPTAILLGACIAPTDPVLASEVQVGGPGMGNEEEGLEGAAGGEDEVRFALTSEAGLNDGLAFPFTNLAIATALVGLAPGNWIGEWLVVDVGYRIVVGVIAGIVLGYLTGRLVFATEPETPVAESVQGLEAIAGTLLVYGTTELVGGYGFIAVFVAALMVRHDERSHEYNRSLHEVSEFAEQVMMSFIMLFFGGAIVGGLLDPLTLTGTVVAVAIVFLVRPLAGLVGFLGFDRDPAERATIAFFGIRGIGSFYYLAYGLNEAAFPDADVLWAIVGAVVLVSLVVHGITATPAVRWLEARAES, encoded by the coding sequence ATGGCCCTCGAGCTGTACAACGTCGGACTGGTCGTAATCGGTGCCACACTGTTCGGCGTCGCCGTCCTCCCACGGTTCGTCTCCGACCGTGCGATCTCGCTGCCGATCTTCTTCGTCGCCTTCGGGATGCTCGTCTTCGGGCTGCCGATCGGATTGCCCCCGCCGGATCCCCTCGAACAGGGGACGACGACGGAGCACCTCGCCGAACTGGGCGTCATCGTCGCCCTGATGGGCGTCGGACTGAAGATCGATCGGGTGCCGGGACGACGCGCGTGGGCGTCGACCTGGCGATTGCTCGCGATCACCATGCCGCTGTCGATCGCCGGCGCGGCGCTGCTGGGCCGGTGGCTCGGCCTCGTCGTTCCGACCGCGATACTGCTGGGGGCATGTATCGCGCCGACCGATCCGGTGTTGGCGTCGGAAGTACAGGTCGGTGGGCCAGGCATGGGCAACGAGGAAGAGGGGCTAGAGGGGGCTGCTGGCGGGGAAGACGAGGTCCGGTTCGCCCTGACCTCCGAGGCCGGATTGAACGACGGACTCGCCTTCCCGTTTACGAACCTGGCCATCGCGACTGCTCTGGTCGGCCTCGCGCCCGGCAACTGGATCGGCGAGTGGCTCGTCGTCGACGTCGGCTACCGGATCGTCGTCGGCGTGATCGCTGGGATCGTCCTCGGCTATCTGACCGGCCGTCTCGTGTTCGCGACGGAGCCGGAGACGCCCGTCGCGGAGTCGGTCCAGGGACTCGAGGCGATCGCCGGCACGTTGCTGGTCTACGGGACGACCGAACTCGTCGGTGGCTACGGATTCATCGCGGTCTTCGTCGCGGCGCTGATGGTTCGTCACGACGAGCGCTCACACGAGTACAACCGATCGCTCCACGAAGTCAGCGAGTTCGCCGAGCAGGTGATGATGTCGTTCATCATGCTCTTCTTCGGCGGTGCGATCGTCGGCGGTCTCTTGGACCCGCTCACGCTCACGGGAACCGTGGTGGCGGTCGCGATCGTGTTCCTCGTTCGACCGCTCGCCGGGCTCGTCGGGTTTCTCGGGTTCGATCGGGACCCCGCCGAACGGGCGACCATCGCGTTCTTCGGGATTCGCGGGATCGGCTCGTTCTACTACCTCGCATACGGACTCAACGAAGCCGCGTTCCCCGACGCGGACGTGCTCTGGGCCATCGTCGGAGCGGTCGTCCTCGTCTCCCTCGTCGTCCACGGGATCACCGCGACGCCGGCCGTCCGCTGGCTCGAGGCACGGGCGGAGTCGTAG
- a CDS encoding twin-arginine translocation signal domain-containing protein, which produces MDPNASETGRGSLSRRQFLQAGSLAGAVALAGCIEEMGTEFPENEEWPVSEYVPALPVEERRSILEERIPELAATDVTDPEGLASTLEEYEMAVESVERERDVLTLEYVNTDRHDEGNVHDVALIAGGYAALVDTGYDAVALGATILDDAPASYGSATVETPLATAYNDGDLTAAEYGELVVSTIESQRYEPAVDVSPDE; this is translated from the coding sequence GTGGATCCGAACGCGTCGGAAACGGGACGCGGATCGCTGTCGCGGCGGCAGTTCCTGCAGGCCGGCTCACTCGCTGGCGCTGTCGCCCTCGCGGGCTGTATCGAGGAGATGGGAACGGAGTTCCCCGAGAACGAGGAGTGGCCGGTCTCGGAGTACGTTCCGGCGCTCCCCGTCGAGGAACGACGCTCGATCCTCGAGGAACGGATCCCGGAACTCGCGGCGACCGACGTCACCGACCCCGAGGGACTCGCATCGACGCTCGAGGAGTACGAGATGGCCGTCGAGTCGGTCGAGCGCGAACGGGACGTGCTGACGCTCGAGTACGTCAACACGGACCGCCACGACGAGGGAAACGTCCACGACGTTGCACTGATCGCAGGCGGGTACGCGGCCCTGGTCGACACCGGCTACGACGCCGTCGCACTGGGGGCGACGATCCTCGACGACGCGCCGGCGTCGTACGGATCGGCGACGGTCGAGACGCCGCTCGCGACGGCGTACAACGACGGCGACCTCACGGCCGCCGAGTACGGCGAACTGGTCGTCTCGACGATCGAATCCCAGCGCTACGAGCCAGCGGTCGACGTCTCGCCGGACGAATAG
- a CDS encoding cbb3-type cytochrome c oxidase subunit I: MNGIPGGLRTDQQPPMVIPLRHFLLALGFLAVGIGGGTVMAVTTLPGRPGLAHLHVLLVGWIAVTIMGAMTQFVPVWSGATIYSRRVAVAQLWLVTVGLAGFGVALLAGALEWLPVGATLMLAGIWLFVYNVGRTLARARPFDFTERHFALALVCFALVAPFGFLLAIDFTTPVFESLPVSRFDLHLSHATLALFGAVFATVVGALFQLGKMFTQAEPDRHSDRLLALEQFCFPAGLVALALGRGLTVEPLARAGGIALLLGLAAFAVVIGRLLAGATVERSPMLVRYWVVVAALVTWVALAAPTWWTDPLAYESLFGHPDAQALLLLGVFGFVVIGSLYHIVPFIIWIERYSDRLGFEQVPMIDDLYDDRLERADFWATLAGFAGLSVAPLIGIPSAVVTASHVLATVGIGLFIANTLLTIHRHGPDGIGGVLVSTLESSEETAPAGSGEPDVDVPPEQ; encoded by the coding sequence ATGAACGGAATACCTGGCGGGTTACGGACCGACCAGCAGCCGCCGATGGTGATCCCGTTGCGGCACTTCCTCCTCGCGCTGGGATTTCTCGCCGTCGGAATCGGTGGCGGGACCGTGATGGCCGTAACGACGCTCCCCGGACGCCCGGGGCTGGCACACCTCCACGTGTTACTCGTGGGCTGGATCGCGGTGACGATCATGGGTGCGATGACCCAGTTCGTCCCCGTCTGGTCGGGCGCGACGATATACTCGCGACGGGTGGCAGTCGCACAACTGTGGCTCGTCACCGTCGGACTGGCCGGCTTCGGGGTAGCGTTACTCGCCGGCGCACTCGAGTGGCTCCCGGTCGGCGCTACGCTCATGCTCGCGGGGATCTGGCTCTTCGTCTACAACGTCGGACGAACCCTCGCACGCGCACGCCCGTTCGATTTCACGGAGCGACACTTCGCGCTGGCACTCGTGTGTTTCGCCCTCGTCGCACCGTTTGGCTTCCTGCTGGCGATCGACTTCACGACGCCGGTGTTCGAGTCGCTGCCGGTGTCCCGGTTCGACCTCCACCTCTCTCACGCGACGCTCGCGCTGTTCGGTGCCGTGTTCGCGACGGTCGTCGGCGCGCTCTTCCAGCTCGGGAAGATGTTCACTCAGGCGGAGCCCGACCGTCACAGCGACCGGTTGCTCGCCCTCGAGCAGTTCTGTTTCCCCGCCGGGCTCGTCGCGCTCGCACTCGGCCGAGGGCTGACCGTCGAGCCGCTGGCGCGGGCCGGCGGGATCGCCCTCCTCCTCGGACTCGCGGCGTTTGCGGTCGTGATCGGGCGGCTACTGGCCGGGGCGACCGTCGAACGGTCCCCCATGCTCGTTCGCTACTGGGTCGTCGTCGCGGCGCTGGTCACGTGGGTCGCCCTCGCCGCACCGACGTGGTGGACCGACCCGCTCGCGTACGAATCGCTGTTCGGCCATCCCGACGCACAGGCGCTGTTGTTGCTCGGCGTGTTCGGCTTCGTCGTCATCGGCTCGCTCTACCACATCGTCCCCTTCATCATCTGGATCGAGCGCTACAGCGATCGGCTCGGCTTCGAACAGGTCCCGATGATCGACGACCTCTACGACGACCGCCTCGAGCGGGCGGATTTCTGGGCGACGCTCGCCGGGTTCGCCGGTCTCTCGGTGGCACCGCTCATCGGGATCCCCTCCGCCGTGGTCACCGCGAGTCACGTCCTCGCGACGGTCGGGATCGGGCTGTTCATCGCGAACACCCTCCTGACGATCCACCGCCACGGACCCGACGGGATCGGCGGCGTACTCGTGAGCACACTCGAGTCGAGCGAGGAGACGGCCCCAGCGGGTAGTGGAGAGCCCGACGTCGACGTGCCGCCCGAACAGTAG
- a CDS encoding MoaD/ThiS family protein, translating into MGTDQAATADRRAATTGERELDATTVTVRCTGHVRTAVGSHELEFTFEGTRLRDFLEAFFEEYDLEDMLIAETEADATHSGWAPVPDDLPGTWRKNPEGDQTRPYARVCVNGRFNEHLGGFETELTDDDRVALIYPFMFCC; encoded by the coding sequence ATGGGAACCGATCAAGCCGCGACCGCCGACCGACGAGCAGCCACAACGGGCGAGCGAGAACTCGACGCGACGACCGTTACCGTCCGGTGTACCGGCCACGTCCGCACCGCCGTCGGCAGTCATGAACTCGAGTTCACCTTCGAGGGGACCCGGCTCCGGGACTTCCTCGAGGCCTTCTTCGAGGAGTACGACCTCGAGGACATGCTCATCGCCGAAACCGAAGCCGACGCGACCCACAGCGGCTGGGCACCGGTGCCCGACGACCTGCCCGGCACCTGGCGCAAGAATCCGGAAGGCGACCAGACCCGGCCCTACGCTCGAGTCTGTGTCAACGGCCGCTTCAACGAGCACCTCGGCGGATTCGAGACGGAACTCACGGACGACGACCGTGTCGCGCTGATCTATCCGTTCATGTTCTGTTGTTGA
- a CDS encoding CGCGG family rSAM-modified RiPP protein, whose amino-acid sequence MSHDAASGEPATRNEHDASWSANLEGPEHAMDRDLIVEQSKDAISETVAGYHVNLITHGEHGHPETYLWDELEAAFDGIRLEYVDRCGCGGHVTRVHVGAE is encoded by the coding sequence ATGAGTCACGACGCCGCCAGCGGCGAACCCGCCACGCGCAACGAGCACGACGCATCGTGGTCGGCGAACCTCGAGGGGCCCGAACACGCGATGGATCGGGACCTGATCGTCGAGCAGTCGAAAGACGCGATCTCGGAGACGGTCGCCGGCTACCACGTCAACCTCATCACCCACGGCGAGCACGGCCATCCCGAGACGTATCTCTGGGACGAACTCGAGGCTGCCTTCGACGGGATTCGCCTCGAGTACGTCGATCGATGTGGCTGTGGCGGACACGTGACTCGCGTCCACGTCGGCGCGGAGTGA
- a CDS encoding DUF7577 domain-containing protein, whose translation MTARTQPFDDPVTCRVCGTENEHSYTYCRHCLGQLPARPDSRR comes from the coding sequence ATGACCGCTCGAACGCAACCGTTCGACGATCCAGTCACCTGCCGCGTGTGTGGCACGGAGAACGAACACAGCTACACCTACTGCCGTCACTGTCTCGGCCAACTCCCCGCGAGACCCGATTCCCGCCGCTGA
- a CDS encoding TIGR04347 family pseudo-SAM/SPASM protein translates to MISISKLLCDLDAEGDGLRYDAAEGSDKPQITEEKQQRPVVVWNTTRRCNLYCSHCYAGAETEPATGEFTTAEARSFLDQLANYGAPVVLFSGGEPLVRDDLVDLVSYAADRGLRPVLSSNGTLVTPEKAAALRDAGLQYAGISVDGLPERNDRFRGEDGAFDAAVRGIENCLEAGLKTGLRYTITEANAPDLEGVVDLLVDKGLDRFCFYHLDYGGRGAEIVDADLSPEAKREAIEQVADLTLEYHSQGEEIETLLVGNYADAAFLVEYARENFGEEKARAVYTHLERNGGDPTGERVADVDYQGNVHLTQFWQGYSLGNVRDRPFGEIWEDESNPLLGALRNREEHLKGKCGECQYQSICRGASRLRALASTGDLFEPDPQCYLTEEEVYGEGGGSVVGGAAD, encoded by the coding sequence GAGGAGAAACAGCAGCGGCCGGTCGTCGTCTGGAACACGACCCGCCGGTGTAACCTCTACTGTTCGCACTGCTATGCCGGTGCCGAGACCGAACCCGCGACCGGCGAGTTCACGACTGCCGAAGCCAGGTCGTTTCTCGATCAACTCGCCAACTACGGCGCGCCCGTCGTCCTCTTCTCGGGGGGCGAACCGCTCGTCCGCGACGATCTGGTCGACCTCGTCTCCTACGCGGCCGACCGTGGACTTCGCCCGGTGTTGTCCTCGAACGGCACCCTAGTCACTCCCGAGAAGGCCGCAGCGTTGCGGGACGCCGGGCTCCAGTACGCCGGCATCTCCGTCGACGGTCTCCCCGAGCGAAACGACCGTTTTCGAGGCGAAGACGGCGCGTTCGACGCCGCCGTCCGCGGCATCGAGAACTGTCTCGAGGCCGGGCTCAAAACCGGCCTGCGCTACACGATCACCGAGGCCAACGCGCCCGACCTCGAGGGGGTCGTCGACCTGCTCGTCGACAAGGGGCTCGATCGGTTCTGTTTCTACCACCTCGATTACGGCGGGCGGGGAGCCGAGATCGTCGACGCCGACCTCTCGCCCGAAGCAAAGCGCGAGGCGATCGAGCAGGTCGCCGATCTCACGCTCGAGTACCATTCACAGGGGGAGGAGATCGAGACCCTGCTCGTGGGCAACTACGCCGACGCCGCGTTCCTCGTCGAGTACGCCCGGGAGAACTTCGGCGAGGAGAAGGCACGAGCGGTCTATACCCATCTCGAGCGAAACGGTGGCGATCCGACAGGCGAGCGGGTCGCCGACGTCGACTATCAGGGGAACGTCCACCTCACGCAGTTCTGGCAGGGATACAGCCTCGGCAACGTCCGCGACCGGCCCTTCGGCGAGATCTGGGAGGACGAGTCGAACCCGTTACTCGGGGCGTTGCGGAACCGTGAGGAGCACCTGAAAGGGAAGTGCGGGGAGTGTCAGTACCAGTCGATCTGCCGCGGTGCCTCGCGGCTGCGTGCGCTGGCGTCGACGGGCGACCTCTTCGAGCCCGATCCGCAGTGTTACCTCACCGAGGAGGAGGTGTACGGCGAGGGAGGCGGGTCGGTCGTCGGCGGTGCCGCGGACTGA